The Bubalus kerabau isolate K-KA32 ecotype Philippines breed swamp buffalo chromosome X, PCC_UOA_SB_1v2, whole genome shotgun sequence genome has a segment encoding these proteins:
- the SLITRK2 gene encoding SLIT and NTRK-like protein 2: MLSGVWFLSVLTVAGILETESRKTAKDICKIRCLCEEKENVLNINCENKGFTTVSLLQPPQYRIYQLFLNGNLLTRLYPNEFVNYSNAVTLHLGNNGLQEIRTGAFSGLKTLKRLHLNNNKLEVLREDTFLGLESLEYLQADYNYISAIEAGAFSKLNKLKVLILNDNLLLSLPSNVFRFVLLTHLDLRGNRLKLMPFAGVLEHIGGIMEIQLEENPWNCTCDLLPLKAWLDTITVFVGEIVCETPFRLHGKDVTQLTRQDLCPRKSTGDSAQRGGHADTHIPRLSPTLNPALNPTRAPKASRPPKMRNRPTPRVTVSKDRQSFGPIMVYQTKSPVPLTCPSSCVCTSQSSDNGLNVNCQERKFTNISDLQPKPTSPKKLYLTGNYLQMVYKNDLLEYSSLDLLHLGNNRIAVIQEGAFTNLTSLRRLYLNGNYLEVLFPAMFDGLQSLQYLYLEYNVIKEIKPLTFDALINLQLLFLNNNLLRSLPDNIFGGTALTRLNLRNNHFSHLPVKGVLDQLPAFIQIDLQENPWDCTCDIMGLKDWTEHANSPVIINEVTCESPAKHAGEILKFLGREAICPDGPNLSDGTVLSMNHNTDTPRSLSVSPSSYPELHTEVPLSVLILGLLVVFILSVCFGAGLFVFVLKRRKRVPSVPRSANNLDVSSFQLQYGSYNTETQDKADGHVYNYIPPPVGQMCQNPIYMQKEGDPVAYYRNLQEFSYSNLEEKKEEPATLAYTISATELLEKQAPREPELLYQNIAERVKELPSAGLVHYNFCTLPKRQFTPSYESRRQNQDRINKTVLYGTPRKCFVGQSKADHPLLQAKPQSEPDYLEVLEKQTAISQL; encoded by the coding sequence ATGCTGAGCGGCGTCTGGTTCCTCAGCGTGTTAACCGTGGCCGGGATCTTAGAGACGGAGAGTCGCAAAACTGCCAAAGACATTTGCAAGATCCGCTGCCTGTGCGAAGAGAAGGAGAACGTCCTGAATATTAACTGCGAAAACAAAGGATTTACAACGGTCAGCCTGCTCCAGCCCCCCCAGTACCGAATCTATCAGCTCTTCCTCAATGGCAACCTCCTGACCAGACTGTACCCCAACGAGTTCGTCAACTACTCCAACGCTGTGACTCTCCACCTGGGCAACAACGGGCTGCAGGAGATCCGTACAGGGGCGTTCAGTGGGCTGAAGACCCTGAAGAGGCTGCACCTCAACAACAACAAGCTCGAGGTGCTGAGGGAGGACACCTTCCTGGGCCTAGAGAGCCTGGAGTATCTGCAGGCCGACTACAATTACATCAGCGCCATCGAGGCGGGGGCCTTCAGCAAGCTGAACAAGCTCAAAGTGCTCATCCTGAATGACAACCTCCTTCTGTCGCTGCCCAGCAATGTGTTCCGCTTCGTCCTGCTGACCCACCTAGACCTGCGAGGGAACCGGCTGAAACTGATGCCTTTCGCGGGGGTCCTCGAGCACATCGGGGGCATCATGGAGATCCAGCTGGAGGAGAACCCCTGGAACTGCACATGCGACTTACTTCCACTCAAGGCCTGGCTGGACACCATCACCGTTTTCGTGGGGGAGATTGTCTGTGAAACCCCTTTCCGCTTGCACGGTAAAGATGTCACCCAGCTGACCAGGCAAGATCTCTGCCCCAGAAAAAGTACTGGCGACTCGGCTCAGAGGGGTGGCCACGCCGACACACACATCCCGAGGCTGTCACCTACCCTGAATCCTGCTCTCAACCCGACCCGGGCTCCAAAAGCCAGCCGGCCACCCAAAATGAGAAACCGTCCCACCCCCCGGGTCACAGTGTCGAAGGACAGGCAGAGCTTTGGCCCCATCATGGTGTACCAGACCAAGTCCCCAGTGCCCCTCACCTGCCCCAGCAGCTGTGTCTGCACCTCTCAGAGCTCCGACAACGGGCTGAACGTCAACTGCCAAGAACGGAAGTTCACCAACATCTCCGACCTGCAGCCCAAACCCACCAGTCCAAAGAAACTCTACCTGACAGGGAACTATCTTCAAATGGTCTATAAGAACGACCTCTTAGAATACAGTTCTTTGGATTTGCTGCATCTAGGCAACAATAGGATTGCAGTCATTCAGGAAGGTGCCTTCACAAACCTGACCAGTTTACGCAGACTTTATCTAAATGGCAATTACCTTGAAGTGCTGTTTCCGGCTATGTTTGATGGGCTGCAGAGCTTGCAGTATCTCTATTTAGAGTATAATGTCATTAAGGAAATTAAGCCGCTGACCTTTGATGCTTTGATTAACCTACAGCTGCTGTTTCTGAATAACAACCTGCTACGGTCCCTGCCTGATAACATATTTGGGGGCACGGCCCTCACCAGGCTGAATCTGAGAAACAACCATTTTTCTCACCTGCCAGTGAAAGGAGTTCTAGATCAGCTTCCGGCTTTTATCCAGATTGATCTCCAAGAGAACCCCTGGGACTGCACCTGTGACATCATGGGACTGAAGGATTGGACAGAGCATGCCAATTCCCCTGTCATCATCAACGAGGTGACCTGTGAATCTCCCGCGAAACACGCCGGGGAGATCCTGAAGTTTCTGGGGAGGGAGGCAATCTGTCCAGATGGTCCGAACTTGTCAGACGGAACCGTTTTGTCAATGAATCACAACACAGACACACCTCGCTCGCTCAGTGTGTCTCCCAGTTCCTACCCTGAACTGCACACTGAAGTTCCACTTTCCGTCTTGATTTTAGGATTGCTGGTTGTCTTTATCTTATCTGTCTGTTTTGGCGCTGGCTTATTTGTCTTTGTCCTGAAACGCCGGAAGCGGGTACCCAGTGTTCCCAGGAGTGCTAACAACTTAGATGTAAGTTCCTTCCAGTTACAGTACGGCTCTTACAACACTGAGACCCAGGATAAAGCAGACGGCCACGTCTATAACTACATCCCTCCACCTGTGGGCCAGATGTGCCAAAACCCCATCTACATGCAGAAGGAAGGAGACCCGGTGGCCTATTACCGAAACCTGCAAGAATTCAGTTACAGCAacctggaggagaagaaagaagagcCAGCCACACTTGCTTACACTATCAGTGCCACAGAGCTTCTGGAAAAGCAGGCCCCGAGAGAGCCCGAGCTGCTGTATCAGAATATCGCTGAGCGGGTCAAGGAGCTGCCCAGTGCGGGACTTGTCCACTATAACTTTTGTACCTTACCTAAAAGGCAGTTCACCCCTTCCTATGAATCTCGACGCCAAAACCAAGACAGAATCAATAAAACCGTTTTATATGGAACTCCTAGGAAATGCTTTGTGGGGCAGTCCAAAGCAGACCACCCTTTACTGCAAGCTAAGCCGCAATCAGAACCAGACTACCTCGAAGTTCTGGAAAAACAAACTGCAATCAGTCAGCTGTGA